In Aegilops tauschii subsp. strangulata cultivar AL8/78 chromosome 3, Aet v6.0, whole genome shotgun sequence, one genomic interval encodes:
- the LOC109756787 gene encoding inactive protein kinase SELMODRAFT_444075, with the protein MGIAGEEVMASSIKQQQLLLQQRKGKAVADKGAPAAAAEEKVVVAVRAAIREISKTAIVWALTHVVQPGGSIILLVVIPAQSSGRKFWGFPLFAGDCASGHKTMLDQKSDVSELCSQMMLKLHDVYDASKINVKVKVVSGSPPGVVAAESKRAQASWVVLDKELKHEEKRCMEELQCNIVVMKRSQPKVLRLNLMGSPDKESKGSCSLPAVLDSSVGKTATDVKEPRSSVRGPAVTPNSSPDLETPFGSTEAGTSSVSSSDPGTSPFCASETTVSLKKEVQATKDKIQHSDVNISDTDSEILSPSATFSLQPWMVDILQGSASSKPPRKTRTPTADTLLEKISKLDLLHEISSMRSRSDLNFRGNVRDAVSLARSAPPGPPPLCSICQHKAPVFGKPPRWFSYAELELATGGFSQANFLAEGGFGSVHRGVLPDGQAIAVKQHKLASSQGDVEFCSEVEVLSCAQHRNVVMLIGFCVEERRRLLVYEYICNGSLDSHLYGRNNKDTLEWAARQKIAVGAARGLRYLHEECRVGCIIHRDMRPNNILVTHDFEPLVGDFGLARWQPDGDMGVETRVIGTFGYLAPEYAQSGQITEKADVYSFGVVLVELVTGRKAVDINRPKGQQFLTEWARHLLEDNAVDELIDPCLGDRYSENEVRCMLHAANLCIRRDPHSRPRMSHVLRLLEGDMVVDSVSVSAPSSDSASRSWRKANDQQHYQDYSSPARQDSQRVVGRKQQSYDALRAAWDRDKKSISNRY; encoded by the exons ATGG gcatcgccggagaggaggtgATGGCGAGCTCTATCAAGCAGCAGCAGCTGCTGTTGCAGCAGAGGAAGGGGAAGGCCGTCGCCGACAAGGGCGCACCGGCTGCTGCTGCCGAGGagaaggtggtggtggcggtgcgTGCTGCCATTAGGGAGATCTCCAAGACAGCCATCGTCTGGGCTTTGACGCACGTCGTGCAGCCCGGCGGCAGCATCATACTCCTCGTTGTCATCCCGGCACAGAGCTCTG GCAGGAAGTTCTGGGGCTTTCCTCTATTTGCGGGAGATTGCGCAAGTGGCCATAAGACCATGTTGGATCAGAAGTCAGATGTCTCAGAGCTGTGTTCGCAAATGATGCTCAAACTTCATGATGTTTATGATGCAAGCAAG ATAAATGTTAAGGTTAAGGTTGTTTCTGGATCTCCTCCTGGTGTCGTAGCTGCTGAATCTAAGCGAGCACAAGCAAGCTGGGTTGTGCTAGATAA GGAGTTGAAGCATGAAGAGAAGCGTTGCATGGAAGAGTTACAGTGCAACATTGTTGTCATGAAGCGTTCTCAGCCTAAAGTTCTCCGTCTGAATCTTATGGGATCTCCCGATAAAGAGTCCAAAGGATCCTGTTCACTTCCAGCAGTGTTGGATAGTTCTGTTGGTAAAACAGCAACTGATGTAAAGGAGCCGCGGAGTTCAGTTCGAGGACCAGCTGTAACACCAAATAGCAGCCCAGACTTAGAGACGCCTTTTGGAAGTACCGAAGCGGGAACATCCTCAGTCTCAAGTTCAGATCCAGGGACTTCCCCATTTTGTGCTTCTGAAACAACTGTTTCTCTAAAGAAAGAGGTACAAGCAACAAAGGATAAGATCCAGCATTCGGATGTCAATATTTCTGATACCGACAGTGAAATATTGAGCCCCTCAGCAACCTTCTCGCTTCAGCCATGGATGGTCGACATTCTACAGGGATCTGCATCCTCAAAACCACCACGAAAAACTCGCACACCAACTGCAGATACTTTGCTTGAGAAGATCTCCAAGCTAGATCTTTTGCATGAAATAAGTTCTATGAGAAGCAGATCAGACTTAAACTTTAGAGGAAATGTCAGGGACGCTGTCTCGTTAGCAAGGAGCGCACCTCCTGGGCCGCCTCCGTTGTGTTCGATATGTCAGCATAAGGCTCCTGTGTTTGGGAAACCTCCTCGGTGGTTTAGTTACGCTGAACTCGAACTTGCAACCGGTGGTTTCTCCCAGGCAAATTTCCTGGCTGAAGGTGGATTTGGATCTGTTCATCGAGGCGTCCTTCCTGATGGCCAGGCAATTGCTGTCAAGCAACATAAGCTTGCTAGTTCCCAGGGTGATGTTGAATTTTGCTCAGAGGTGGAAGTTCTGAGCTGTGCACAACACCGTAATGTTGTAATGCTCATTGGTTTTTGTGTTGAGGAAAGGAGGCGTTTATTGGTTTATGAGTACATCTGCAATGGATCCTTGGACTCGCATCTTTATG GTCGCAATAATAAAGACACACTGGAATGGGCAGCTAGACAAAAGATTGCTGTTGGTGCTGCTCGAGGGTTGCGGTATCTACATGAGGAATGTAGAGTTGGCTGCATTATCCATCGGGACATGAGACCAAACAACATCCTTGTCACACATGATTTTGAACCTCTG GTTGGAGATTTTGGTCTAGCGCGATGGCAACCCGATGGAGACATGGGTGTTGAAACAAGAGTCATTGGCACATTTGG TTATCTGGCACCAGAGTATGCTCAGAGTGGACAAATAACAGAGAAGGCTGATGTATACAGTTTTGGTGTCGTGTTGGTAGAACTTGTCACTGGGCGCAAGGCTGTTGACATTAACCGACCTAAGGGCCAGCAGTTTCTAACTGAATGG GCACGCCATCTCTTGGAGGATAATGCAGTCGACGAGCTGATAGACCCATGCTTGGGGGACCGATACAGCGAAAATGAGGTCCGTTGCATGTTGCATGCCGCAAACCTGTGCATACGACGTGATCCTCATTCAAGGCCTCGCATGTCTCAT GTTCTTCGCTTGCTCGAGGGCGACATGGTTGTCGATTCCGTCTCCGTTTCGGCCCCGAGTAGCGATTCTGCGAGCAGGAGCTGGCGAAAGGCAAATGATCAACAGCATTATCAGGACTACAGCAGCCCAGCCCGGCAAGATTCGCAGCGAGTGGTTGGAAGGAAACAACAATCTTACGACGCTTTGAGGGCTGCCTGGGACCGAGACAAGAAGAGCATCTCTAACCGATATTAA